From Alloacidobacterium dinghuense:
GCTGGAGGGGCAGGGCTTCACCGAAGGAGAGCGCGGCGCGAACGGCGATTTCATGATCCTGAGCAGGCGGCTTGCCGAGTGGCTGTTTCCCAAGGGCGATGCGGTCGGGCAGCATATTCAGTTTGCCAACTATCGTCCGTACTTTTCGGTCGATGGCCCTGTGTTTACGGTTGTGGGTGTGGCGGCCGATGTGAAGAATGCCGGGCTTACCGGGCAGGATGATCCGGAATACTACGAGCTGTGGAGTAATCATCATCCTGAAAGCTGGAGCCGGCACTGCGTATTTCTCATAGAGACGAACTTGCCGCCTTCCGTAGTGGCAACGTGGCTGAGAATGCAGATTGCGAAGCTCGATCCAACCGCGCCGGTAGCGGTGGAACCCCTGACGCAAACAGTTGCACGGCTGGCCGATCGACCACGGTTCGAGATGGCTTTGGTCAGCTTTTTTGCGGCTGCCGGACTGCTGCTGGCGGTGGTGGGATTGTATGGCGTGGTGGCGTTTCTGGTAGCGCAGCGTACGCAGGAGATTGGCGTGCGCATGGCGTTGGGGGCGACGCGGGCGAATATTCTGCAGCTCGTTCTGGCGAAGGGGATGGGGCTGGTGCTGGCTGGAGGGTTTGTCGGGTTGGGGGTTGCGTTTGTTGTCTCACGCCTGCTGCGGAGTCTGTTGTTTGAAGTGAGCGCGCATGATCCGGCTTCATTTCTTACTGTTGTAGTGGTGCTGAGTGCGGTTGCCTTGGCGGCAACGCTGATTCCGGCGCTAGCGGCTACGAAGGTGAATCCGAATGTGGCGCTGCGTTGTGAGTAGGATCCCACATCTCTTCGAGATGTGGGGCACCCGTTCTGGGCTGTGATTTGGAGTAGAAAAAGGCCCGCTTTTTTGAGCGGGCCTTCTAACTTTCGGTTGCATTATCGGTGACCGCCACCGCCGTGGAAGCCGCCGCCTCCACCGCCGTGGAAGCCTCCGCCAGCGAAGCCGCCACCGCCGTGGAATCCGCCGCCAGCGAAGCCGCCACCGCCGTGGAATCCGCCACCACCGCTGAAGCTGTGGACAGCGCCGCCACCGCTATAGCCATGGAAACCGTTCGTTCCGGAATAGCCGTGGAATCCTGAGGAGCCGTTATATCCGTTATATCCGTGGAAGCCGGACGCGCCGTTGTAGGCGCCGCGATAGCCGGTCATGCCGATAGAACGGTTTCCTCCATTCAGAGGTGAGCGCCCATAGGCTCCTCCATTGCGATAGCCATTGTTAAAGCCGCTGCCGTAACCGCGGTTGTAGCCGGAGTTGTAACCGCCGCGATATCCGCCACCGTAGTAGGGATGCGCGCCCCAGCCCCATCCACCGTACGGATGACCCCAACCCCAGCCCCAGGGGCGTCCATACCAGCCGCTGTACCACGGGCCGGCCCCGATGAAGACGCCGCCGAAGAACCAGTCAGCGCCATAGTAGCCGTAAGGCGCGCAGGCATATGGATAGTAAGAGTAGTAGCCCCAGGAGCAGACGGGCGGGCCGCCGACGTAGACCGGAGCCGGATAACCGACCTCCGGGCCGATACCGATACCCACGGCGACCTGGGAGTGAGCAAATGCCGCAGGCACTATGAGAACCGTGAGCAAAGCAAGGGAACGCAAGATTCGCAAAGTCAGACCTCCCCGTCAAACTGCCGCCTGTCGTTTCGGCCAGCCAGCTGACGTGTTCCGCGAACCCATACCGGAGTTCCGGAACCCCTACCTATTGGAAACACCGGCGGCGGGAAAAGTTGCGGCAAATAAAGCCGTTGTCGAAGCGCTGGTGCATCTCAGGGAAGCCGGAAACGGAGAGCCGTAGCGTGCGGGAATTATGGCATCAGGAAAGGCCGTTCGGAAAGGATAATCGTTGTCGGGTTGGGGCTTAGACATCTTTTGATATGCCGCACAAAGTTTTCATAACCGCGTAATCGTGTGGGCAAACACGCAACGTGCTAGATTAGCGGACAATCACTCCAGCACGCGAAAACCGCGCGTTCGGGGGGAACCCCGATAAAAGGGCCTTTGCAGGAGGTTGTTGATGGCGCCAACATCACTACCGGATATCAGCAGCAGATTCACCTTTCGCAACTGGATGCAGGGAAATTATTTCTTCAAAGAGGCGGCGGGTGAATTGGGTGTGCCGGGTAGAGTGGCGACACATCGCGACGTGAAGGCGCAGCGCGACCTTGCCGGTGGATCGGGCGACCACGCGGGGCATATGATCGGGGTGCAGTTCGGGGCGCCTGGCGGCATCGAGAACATGGGCTTGCAGAATGCAAACATGAATACTTTTGCGCCGAAGCGGCTGCAGGAGGCATTTCGCGGACACGGCGGCAGCTATCACGATCTTGAGTCTGAGTGGGCTCGCAAGCTAAAGGATGGCTATCGCATCACGGTCACGATTCAAGATAAATACAGACTCGACGAAGAGCGCCCGTTTGTGCGCTGGGTGCAGTGGGTCGAGACGACTCCGAAGGGCAAGCAACAGGCGGCGCAAACGCTCGACTTCGGCAACTTCAGTTCCCCTCAATTGCGCGCAGCCAGAGGCGAGCAACCGGGCCCGATCACGAATGGCGGCAAAGGCGCGCAGGTTATTTCTCTATTCGGGCCGCGGCGCTGACCTGAATCCAATTTCACTAGAACGCATCTGCTGTTGAACGGAGGAGCACCATGCCTGATCCAATTCCTGGAATCCACCACATTACCGCCATAGCCACAGATGCCCAGCAGAACGTTGACTTTTATGCGGGCGTTCTGGGACTGCGCCTGGTAAAGCAGACAGTGAACTTCGACGATCCTGGGACGTACCACCTTTACTTCGGTGACGGAAAAGGGAATCCGGGCACGATTCTTACTTTTTTCCCGTGGAGCCACGTGCAGCATGGACGGCGTGGCACCGGGCAGGCGACAACCATTTCATTTGCGGTTCCGGCTGACTCGTTTGGTTTCTGGATTGAGCGGCTCACGCGACACAGCGTGGAGTACGACAAGCCGACGCGGCGTTTTGACGAGCCTGTGATTACATTTCACGACTGGGACGGACTAGGGCTTGAGCTTGTAGGCGTGGCTGGCGCGGAGAACAAACCCGCCTGGGAATCAAACGGAGTATCCGGCAAAGAGGCAATTCGTGCTTTTCACACTGTGACGCTCTGCGAAGACGGGATGGAGAAGACTGCGTCGCTTCTGACCGATACGATGGGCGCGAAGAAGCTGAAGGAAGAAGGCTCGTATTTTCGCTACACCTTTGGCGAGGGAGACAGTGCTGCAAATGTGGATCTGCATTGCACGCCTGAGTTCATGTCCGGCGTGGTGGCCGGGGGAAGCGTGCACCATGTGGCATGGAGGGTGCCCAATGATACAGCGCAGGTGGAGTGGCAGAAGAGAGTGCGCGAGGCGGGATTGAATGTGACGCCGGTGCTCGATCGCCAGTACTTCAAGTCGATTTATTTCCGCGAACCGGGCGGCGTTCTGTTTGAGATTGCAACCGATCC
This genomic window contains:
- a CDS encoding DNA/RNA non-specific endonuclease; amino-acid sequence: MAPTSLPDISSRFTFRNWMQGNYFFKEAAGELGVPGRVATHRDVKAQRDLAGGSGDHAGHMIGVQFGAPGGIENMGLQNANMNTFAPKRLQEAFRGHGGSYHDLESEWARKLKDGYRITVTIQDKYRLDEERPFVRWVQWVETTPKGKQQAAQTLDFGNFSSPQLRAARGEQPGPITNGGKGAQVISLFGPRR
- a CDS encoding ring-cleaving dioxygenase, which translates into the protein MPDPIPGIHHITAIATDAQQNVDFYAGVLGLRLVKQTVNFDDPGTYHLYFGDGKGNPGTILTFFPWSHVQHGRRGTGQATTISFAVPADSFGFWIERLTRHSVEYDKPTRRFDEPVITFHDWDGLGLELVGVAGAENKPAWESNGVSGKEAIRAFHTVTLCEDGMEKTASLLTDTMGAKKLKEEGSYFRYTFGEGDSAANVDLHCTPEFMSGVVAGGSVHHVAWRVPNDTAQVEWQKRVREAGLNVTPVLDRQYFKSIYFREPGGVLFEIATDPPGFARDEPEDALGQVLKLPPWLEKYRAEIEGDLPKLHHPNFAMERQL